The following are encoded in a window of uncultured Sphaerochaeta sp. genomic DNA:
- a CDS encoding ABC transporter substrate-binding protein: MKFRTLALLLCMIPALLFAQGAAEQAIQESDYYQAVDANGRTLKLQEKPSKVLIAGKAGNMPANALFLFPEVTDMDLTLPKTDQGLGDFFSFIRPSLDDNPRISQVASVEEIASYQSDLVLTKATHFTSIAQKLDQLGVPNFTMNLESYEDWKREVAELGKLLKNNTRAAEILDLYEQRLGPIRKTASSIDAKDKKRVLLLQANMADNTYSYKIAPDAWMQTWMVETIGAEAVWKGANKAANGWSTVSFEQIAAWDPDIIIIVSYRTPTDQYIEAIYKSEIWSTLRAVENRQVKASPYDMMNYIQPVASWILGLQWLAAEVYPERYPEMNMRDEVTSFYQDFYHLTDENKLGFLRDRYSNSVAINAL; this comes from the coding sequence ATGAAGTTTAGAACCTTAGCCTTACTACTCTGCATGATCCCAGCTTTGCTCTTTGCACAAGGAGCGGCTGAACAAGCAATACAGGAGAGTGACTACTACCAGGCAGTCGATGCAAATGGGAGAACACTCAAACTACAGGAAAAGCCATCAAAGGTATTGATTGCAGGAAAAGCGGGCAATATGCCAGCGAACGCATTATTCCTCTTCCCTGAGGTTACTGACATGGACCTTACCCTTCCCAAGACTGACCAGGGATTAGGAGATTTCTTCTCATTCATCAGGCCCTCGTTGGATGACAACCCACGTATCAGTCAGGTAGCCAGTGTGGAAGAGATCGCCAGCTACCAGAGTGATCTGGTGTTGACCAAGGCAACCCACTTTACCTCAATTGCACAAAAGCTTGACCAACTTGGGGTACCCAATTTTACGATGAATCTGGAATCCTACGAGGATTGGAAGAGAGAGGTAGCTGAGCTTGGCAAGCTACTGAAGAACAATACACGAGCTGCTGAAATACTTGATCTCTACGAACAGCGACTTGGCCCTATCAGGAAGACAGCCTCCTCAATCGATGCAAAGGACAAGAAACGTGTACTCCTCCTCCAGGCAAACATGGCCGACAACACCTACTCCTATAAGATTGCCCCGGATGCGTGGATGCAGACTTGGATGGTCGAGACTATTGGTGCCGAGGCAGTTTGGAAAGGTGCCAACAAGGCAGCAAACGGTTGGTCTACGGTAAGTTTCGAACAGATTGCTGCTTGGGATCCTGATATCATTATCATTGTGAGCTACCGTACCCCGACTGACCAATACATCGAGGCAATCTATAAATCAGAGATATGGTCAACCCTTAGAGCGGTAGAGAACAGACAGGTAAAGGCAAGTCCCTATGATATGATGAACTATATCCAGCCTGTTGCTTCCTGGATCCTTGGTCTGCAGTGGCTGGCCGCGGAAGTCTATCCCGAGCGCTATCCTGAGATGAACATGCGAGATGAGGTCACCTCCTTCTACCAGGACTTCTATCATCTCACCGATGAGAATAAGCTTGGTTTCCTAAGAGACCGTTACAGTAATTCGGTTGCCATCAACGCACTATGA
- a CDS encoding NAD(P)/FAD-dependent oxidoreductase, which translates to MDTRNTLYDVVIIGGGAAGLFLAANLPTSKALLIEHKESAGKKILITGGGMCNLTNTKAKEDFLQHYGSRAQRNFLLPSFQAFPPTSLIGWFESKGVSLVTREDGKVFPASLDAHEIRDILVRESKARILYNSTISSLCKDGEYFHVQTDNGSFTCKNLVLATGGMSYPITGSDGSGYKLAKTLGHSIVPPKPALAAIMVDTYQWTHLAGNAIRSSYAEFHHPGEKKRFLQATGDILFTHDGLSGPLILTASRELKAGDSITFSLLPMENKREVQEDLLALLSSQPKKQISNILKEAGLVTSLAQQVVRELSLDPTSTPAHLNKARRQDLIKMVTERRFVIKGIKGFNAAMVTCGGVSLKEVDRNNMQSKVVEHLYFCGEVLDVDGQSGGYNLQAAFSTAYCVAEHIQE; encoded by the coding sequence ATGGATACTAGAAATACACTCTACGATGTAGTGATCATTGGGGGAGGAGCCGCTGGGCTGTTTCTTGCTGCCAATCTTCCCACTTCCAAGGCACTGCTGATCGAACACAAGGAATCAGCAGGCAAGAAGATCCTAATCACCGGTGGAGGCATGTGCAACCTAACCAATACCAAAGCAAAAGAGGATTTCCTACAGCATTATGGAAGCAGAGCACAGCGCAACTTTCTGCTTCCCTCCTTCCAGGCTTTCCCTCCCACATCCCTTATTGGGTGGTTCGAGTCCAAGGGCGTTTCCCTTGTGACCAGGGAGGATGGGAAGGTGTTCCCTGCTTCACTGGATGCCCATGAGATAAGGGATATACTGGTCAGGGAAAGCAAAGCCAGAATACTGTATAACTCCACGATTTCTTCTCTCTGCAAGGATGGAGAATATTTCCATGTGCAAACCGATAACGGGAGTTTTACATGCAAGAACCTGGTATTGGCTACTGGAGGAATGAGTTATCCAATCACGGGAAGTGATGGGAGTGGATATAAACTAGCGAAAACGCTTGGGCACTCCATCGTTCCTCCAAAACCAGCGCTCGCTGCCATCATGGTGGATACATATCAGTGGACACACCTGGCAGGTAATGCAATCCGCTCTTCATATGCAGAGTTTCATCACCCAGGGGAGAAAAAACGGTTCCTGCAAGCTACTGGGGATATACTGTTTACGCACGATGGACTCTCAGGTCCCCTGATCCTTACTGCCAGTCGAGAACTGAAAGCAGGTGATTCCATCACATTCTCCCTACTGCCGATGGAGAACAAGCGAGAGGTGCAGGAAGATCTCCTTGCACTCCTCTCCTCACAACCCAAGAAGCAGATTTCAAATATCCTCAAGGAGGCAGGTCTTGTAACATCCCTTGCCCAGCAGGTAGTCAGGGAACTTTCACTCGATCCTACCAGTACCCCAGCCCACCTGAATAAAGCACGGCGGCAGGACCTGATCAAAATGGTTACAGAGAGGCGGTTCGTCATCAAGGGAATCAAGGGATTCAATGCAGCAATGGTCACTTGTGGTGGAGTGAGCCTGAAAGAGGTAGACAGAAACAACATGCAGTCGAAGGTGGTTGAGCATCTCTACTTCTGTGGTGAAGTATTGGATGTTGATGGACAGAGTGGAGGCTACAACCTTCAGGCGGCGTTCTCTACAGCGTACTGTGTAGCAGAACATATACAAGAATAG
- a CDS encoding SDR family NAD(P)-dependent oxidoreductase: MRANMMRLDTNKVYLVTGAAGFIGFHLSKRLLGLGCTVIGLDNLNDYYEVSLKEERLRMLASEQFIFYKVDLADRIELDAIFVRHQVTHVINLAAQAGVRYSIDNPYAYLQSNLVGFLNILECCRHHAVEHLVYASSSSVYGLNSKIPYSTQDKVDNPVSLYAATKKSNELMAHAYTHLYHIPTTGLRFFTVYGPYGRPDMAYFSFSKRIMEGKSIKVFNNGDMWRDFTYVDDIITALENIIPNIPEENEAKDQYKVYNIGNNKPVRLKQFIETLEQCLGKNAEKEYLPMQPGDVYQTYADVTDLMEDFDFRPNTPLEQGLEAFVSWFKPYYGY; the protein is encoded by the coding sequence ATGCGCGCTAATATGATGCGATTGGATACGAATAAAGTGTATTTGGTCACCGGGGCTGCCGGTTTTATCGGGTTTCATCTAAGCAAGCGATTGCTTGGGCTTGGATGCACGGTAATCGGTTTGGATAACCTGAACGATTATTATGAGGTGTCTCTCAAGGAAGAGCGACTGAGGATGTTGGCCTCAGAACAATTCATCTTTTATAAAGTTGATCTTGCTGACAGGATTGAGCTTGATGCAATCTTTGTCAGACACCAGGTAACCCATGTCATCAACCTTGCAGCCCAAGCGGGGGTTAGATACAGCATCGACAACCCGTATGCATACCTACAATCGAATCTTGTTGGATTCCTCAATATCCTGGAGTGCTGTCGCCATCATGCAGTAGAACATCTGGTATATGCCAGCAGCAGCTCCGTCTATGGCTTGAACAGCAAGATACCCTACTCCACACAAGATAAAGTCGATAATCCGGTAAGTCTCTATGCAGCTACCAAGAAATCGAATGAGCTGATGGCACATGCATACACGCACCTCTATCATATCCCGACCACAGGACTGAGATTTTTCACGGTCTATGGGCCGTATGGTAGACCGGATATGGCATACTTCTCATTCAGTAAAAGGATCATGGAAGGGAAAAGCATCAAAGTCTTCAACAATGGGGATATGTGGCGTGATTTCACCTATGTCGATGACATCATCACCGCCTTGGAGAACATCATTCCCAATATACCTGAGGAGAATGAAGCAAAGGACCAATACAAGGTTTATAATATCGGCAACAACAAACCAGTGAGATTGAAGCAGTTCATAGAGACACTGGAACAGTGCCTTGGTAAGAACGCAGAGAAAGAGTATTTACCGATGCAACCTGGGGACGTATACCAGACTTATGCGGATGTCACTGACTTGATGGAAGACTTTGATTTCAGACCCAATACTCCTCTTGAGCAAGGGCTTGAGGCTTTTGTCTCGTGGTTCAAGCCATACTATGGATACTAG
- the ade gene encoding adenine deaminase → MVTKNSLQEVIETATRRQEADLCITNAHILDVYNKEWFEADLLIQSGYIAGFAECGQGEAETVIDGGGRYLLPGFIDSHVHIESSHATPEEFSNLVVPCGTTTIIADPHEICNVCGLDGLSYMLEASKETALQAFFMVPSCVPATTFEHSGAVLEAKDIKEALQHERVLGLGEMMDFPGVIAGTDLVLDKIMEAKHLSKVIDGHSPAIGGAELDAYASTGILTDHECENEQELRDRIRRGMYVMLREGSACKNVLMLLGGVTEKNSRRCIFCTDDRQPKSILTDGHINNNVRIAVQDGLDPIEAICMATINSADCYHLTDRGAIAPGKRADCLLCNDLKEFSMHQVYVAGTLVAEDGVICKAAKAKHDERVSGMMHVKEFSIDRLRLPLSSSHVRVIDIIPGGVVTGAGEASVMVENGEWVHDKNQDIIKLAVVERHKGTGNVAVALLRGYGLQGGAMATSVAHDSHNIIVAGDDDEDMAMAVEHLISIGGGMVIVKQKKILASFAQNVAGLMSYEAGSVIAEQLDNLHHIAQESLHIGKEIDPFMTLCFMSLPVIPAYKLTDMGLFDVRSFSFVPLELNK, encoded by the coding sequence ATGGTTACGAAGAATAGTTTGCAGGAAGTAATCGAAACTGCTACAAGAAGGCAAGAAGCCGACTTGTGTATTACGAATGCCCATATATTGGATGTATATAATAAAGAATGGTTTGAGGCTGACCTCCTGATTCAATCCGGATACATTGCTGGGTTTGCTGAGTGTGGCCAGGGAGAGGCCGAAACAGTGATTGATGGAGGGGGAAGATATCTTCTTCCTGGGTTTATTGACAGTCATGTGCATATTGAGTCCAGCCATGCCACTCCAGAGGAGTTCTCCAATCTCGTGGTTCCCTGCGGAACGACCACAATCATCGCTGACCCACACGAAATCTGCAATGTATGTGGTCTTGATGGATTGTCCTATATGTTGGAGGCATCTAAAGAGACAGCTTTGCAAGCTTTCTTCATGGTGCCTTCCTGTGTTCCGGCTACTACCTTTGAGCACAGTGGAGCTGTATTGGAAGCAAAAGATATCAAGGAAGCCTTGCAACATGAGAGAGTTCTCGGCTTGGGTGAGATGATGGACTTCCCTGGAGTTATAGCCGGGACAGACCTGGTTCTCGACAAGATCATGGAGGCGAAGCATCTTTCCAAGGTGATCGATGGCCATAGCCCTGCAATCGGTGGAGCAGAGCTTGATGCCTACGCAAGTACAGGAATCCTAACCGACCATGAGTGTGAGAATGAGCAAGAGCTGCGTGATCGTATCCGACGTGGTATGTATGTCATGCTTCGTGAAGGGTCGGCATGTAAAAATGTATTGATGCTCCTGGGAGGAGTGACAGAAAAAAACAGCAGACGCTGTATCTTCTGCACGGATGACCGACAACCGAAAAGCATTCTCACCGATGGGCACATCAACAACAATGTACGCATTGCAGTACAGGATGGACTTGATCCAATTGAGGCTATCTGTATGGCTACCATCAATAGTGCAGATTGCTATCACCTGACTGACCGGGGTGCGATTGCACCTGGAAAGCGGGCAGATTGCCTACTCTGCAATGACCTGAAAGAGTTTTCCATGCATCAGGTGTATGTAGCAGGAACGTTGGTAGCTGAAGATGGGGTTATCTGCAAGGCTGCAAAGGCAAAGCATGATGAGAGAGTCTCTGGCATGATGCATGTCAAGGAATTTTCTATCGACCGTCTCAGGCTTCCTCTTTCATCATCACATGTCAGGGTCATTGATATCATCCCAGGTGGGGTGGTCACTGGAGCAGGAGAGGCTTCTGTGATGGTGGAAAATGGTGAATGGGTTCATGATAAAAATCAGGATATCATCAAGCTTGCAGTGGTTGAGCGTCATAAAGGAACAGGCAATGTGGCTGTTGCGCTCTTGCGTGGGTATGGCTTGCAGGGTGGGGCGATGGCTACATCCGTTGCCCATGATTCACACAACATCATCGTAGCAGGGGATGATGATGAGGATATGGCCATGGCTGTAGAGCACTTGATCTCCATTGGTGGCGGTATGGTAATCGTGAAACAGAAGAAAATACTGGCGTCTTTTGCACAGAATGTTGCTGGTTTGATGAGCTACGAGGCAGGCTCGGTTATTGCTGAGCAACTGGACAATCTTCATCATATTGCGCAGGAATCACTACATATCGGTAAGGAGATCGATCCCTTCATGACACTTTGTTTCATGTCCTTGCCGGTTATCCCTGCCTATAAGCTCACCGATATGGGGTTGTTTGATGTAAGAAGTTTCAGCTTTGTTCCTCTGGAGCTCAATAAATAA
- a CDS encoding VOC family protein has product MQFLWTTITVRNMEESLEFYQNVLSLPISSRMQTPAAEIVFLGDGETKIELIHHPGEDVSPVGKNISIGLSVENLDDYMTMLKEKGIPISEGPFSPNPSIRFCFVHDPNGVRVQFVERN; this is encoded by the coding sequence ATGCAATTTCTTTGGACAACCATAACCGTTCGGAATATGGAAGAGAGCCTGGAATTTTACCAGAATGTGCTCTCACTACCGATATCCAGCAGGATGCAAACACCTGCCGCTGAGATCGTGTTTTTAGGAGATGGAGAAACAAAGATCGAGTTGATCCATCACCCAGGAGAAGATGTCTCTCCCGTAGGAAAAAACATCAGTATAGGATTAAGCGTCGAGAATCTTGATGATTACATGACAATGCTCAAGGAAAAAGGCATTCCCATATCAGAGGGACCATTCTCACCGAATCCTTCAATCCGGTTTTGCTTTGTGCATGACCCGAACGGTGTCCGTGTGCAATTTGTGGAACGCAACTGA
- a CDS encoding NCS2 family permease, translated as MEKFFKLKERKTTVKTEVMAGITTFLTMAYILAVNPGILSESGMDFSKVFAATAIAASIATLVMALLANLPFALAPGMGLNAFLTYTVVFGMGYTWQFALTAVFVEGIIFLILTAANIREAIVNSIPANLKRAIGVGIGLFIAFIGMQNAGIIVDGATLVALNADWFKGAPGLAMIGLIITGILLAHKVNGALLIGIIVTTVIGIPFGVTKYAGGSFLPPAPYFFPFEFSSIMSVDFIVVVFTFLFVDMFDTVGTLIGCATKADMIQDDGSIPNCKEALFADAIGTTAGAILGTSTVTTFVESSSGVVEGGRTGLTALTVAILFALSLFLEPLFGSIPSAATAPALIIVGVMMMSPVKEIEWDEMTEAIPAFLTMIFMIVAYSIADGIMFGILSYVLLKLFTKKTKDISKMTWVVFALFVIKIIFGAL; from the coding sequence ATGGAAAAGTTTTTCAAGCTCAAAGAACGAAAAACGACCGTCAAGACTGAAGTCATGGCAGGTATTACTACCTTCTTAACTATGGCTTACATTCTTGCCGTCAACCCAGGCATCCTTTCCGAATCCGGAATGGATTTCTCCAAAGTATTTGCTGCAACTGCAATTGCTGCATCAATCGCAACCTTGGTAATGGCCCTGTTGGCCAATCTACCATTCGCTCTTGCCCCAGGAATGGGTCTGAACGCCTTCCTTACCTACACCGTCGTTTTCGGTATGGGTTACACATGGCAGTTCGCCCTCACGGCAGTATTCGTTGAAGGTATCATTTTCTTGATCCTCACCGCTGCCAATATCCGTGAGGCAATTGTCAACAGCATCCCAGCCAACCTAAAACGTGCAATCGGTGTTGGTATCGGTCTCTTCATTGCCTTCATAGGTATGCAGAATGCTGGTATCATCGTTGATGGAGCCACCTTGGTTGCTTTGAATGCTGACTGGTTCAAGGGAGCTCCCGGCCTTGCCATGATTGGCTTGATCATCACCGGTATCCTCTTGGCCCACAAGGTAAACGGTGCCCTCCTGATTGGTATTATCGTCACCACCGTTATCGGTATTCCTTTTGGAGTTACGAAGTATGCTGGCGGTTCTTTCCTTCCCCCCGCCCCATATTTCTTCCCGTTTGAATTTTCAAGCATCATGAGTGTTGATTTCATCGTCGTCGTATTCACCTTCTTGTTTGTTGATATGTTCGATACAGTTGGAACCCTGATCGGTTGTGCCACCAAGGCTGACATGATCCAGGATGATGGATCCATCCCCAACTGTAAGGAAGCACTGTTCGCTGATGCAATCGGTACCACCGCAGGTGCAATCCTCGGAACCTCAACCGTTACCACATTTGTTGAATCCTCCAGTGGTGTTGTTGAAGGTGGACGAACTGGTTTGACCGCATTGACCGTTGCTATTCTCTTCGCTCTCTCCCTGTTCCTCGAACCGTTGTTCGGTTCCATTCCTAGTGCTGCTACAGCACCTGCCTTGATCATCGTCGGTGTTATGATGATGAGCCCGGTAAAGGAAATCGAGTGGGATGAGATGACTGAAGCTATCCCAGCTTTCTTGACCATGATCTTCATGATTGTAGCTTACAGCATTGCTGATGGTATCATGTTTGGTATCCTCTCCTATGTATTGCTCAAGCTCTTCACCAAGAAGACCAAAGACATTTCAAAGATGACTTGGGTTGTTTTTGCTCTGTTCGTGATCAAGATCATTTTCGGCGCCCTCTAA
- a CDS encoding ABC transporter ATP-binding protein, translating into MNALTVNHLSFIYPSGTKALNDVSLSVEEGQSVAILGSNGAGKSTLLDVLLGWQKSAQVSLYGKPISSYGRKELGRTLALVPQFEQYNFSFSLIDYVLFGRSPYLSGLGTPSEVDAEIAYQALFDVGLANYAERHITTLSGGEHQLLLLARAIAQQSSMLLLDEPTSALDPANRKRVLTILKQLHAKGKTLLFTTHDANLAYELASHVAMVKKGSLLCYGPKEEVVNTAMLTTLYDTELTVAQIGTKTLIY; encoded by the coding sequence ATGAACGCTTTGACGGTAAACCATCTGAGTTTCATCTACCCGAGCGGCACCAAAGCGCTCAATGATGTCTCACTCTCCGTAGAAGAAGGACAGAGTGTAGCTATCCTGGGTTCCAATGGAGCAGGTAAATCTACACTGCTCGATGTCCTGTTGGGATGGCAGAAGAGTGCTCAGGTATCATTATATGGGAAACCGATCTCATCCTATGGACGGAAAGAGCTCGGCAGAACATTAGCCTTGGTGCCCCAATTTGAACAATACAACTTCTCCTTTTCTCTGATCGATTATGTGCTGTTTGGTCGTTCCCCCTACCTATCAGGGCTGGGAACACCAAGTGAAGTGGATGCAGAGATAGCCTATCAGGCACTGTTTGATGTGGGCTTGGCAAACTATGCAGAGAGGCATATCACCACATTGAGCGGAGGAGAACATCAGTTGTTGTTGCTTGCAAGGGCCATTGCTCAACAGAGCTCCATGCTCTTGCTCGATGAACCTACCAGTGCATTGGACCCTGCCAACCGGAAACGGGTTCTTACTATCCTGAAACAGCTGCATGCGAAGGGGAAGACCCTTCTGTTCACTACACATGACGCAAACCTTGCCTACGAACTTGCCAGCCATGTTGCGATGGTGAAGAAGGGTTCCCTGCTCTGTTACGGGCCAAAAGAAGAGGTGGTCAACACTGCTATGCTGACCACCCTCTATGATACCGAGCTAACCGTTGCCCAAATTGGTACAAAGACACTTATTTATTGA
- a CDS encoding iron ABC transporter permease, whose product MNAHQRYQAERKRRTGLLLGMLGATLLLAFLFLFAGRYPTAGFRFPTDWSTNAMTRSIFLRIRLPRIVLALLAGAMLSASGFTFQMLFSNPLVEPGFLGVSQGSAFGAALMIVLGVGSTLFVQLSATFFGLLALLASYVLATRFRFGGWLLRLVLSGIAVSALFSSALGVIKLVAEPTKDLQDITFWMMGGLWNASWAQILSILWVVILSMAILLGYRWKLNLLSLQEKTSFSVGMNPKRDRIILLIVATVGTTVTISITGLIGWVGLITPHLGRKLFGSDSSTSLPGSMILGSFFLLVCDTIGRTVLATEIPIGLLTSFIGAIIFMIILSLKHQEGKA is encoded by the coding sequence ATGAATGCCCATCAGCGCTATCAGGCAGAGCGTAAACGACGAACAGGACTCCTGCTAGGAATGCTGGGAGCAACACTGCTCCTGGCCTTCCTGTTCCTCTTTGCAGGGAGGTATCCCACTGCCGGATTCAGATTCCCAACAGACTGGTCAACCAATGCCATGACCAGGAGTATCTTCCTGCGCATCCGGCTTCCTCGTATTGTTCTGGCCCTGCTTGCAGGAGCAATGCTCAGTGCAAGTGGATTCACGTTCCAGATGCTGTTCTCCAATCCTTTGGTTGAACCTGGATTCCTGGGTGTAAGCCAAGGATCGGCCTTTGGGGCAGCATTGATGATCGTCCTGGGAGTGGGATCAACCCTCTTTGTACAACTAAGCGCTACGTTCTTCGGTCTGTTGGCCTTGCTTGCTTCCTACGTGCTTGCAACCCGTTTCAGGTTTGGAGGGTGGTTGTTGCGGCTGGTGCTTAGTGGAATAGCGGTATCAGCCCTCTTCTCCAGTGCACTAGGTGTGATAAAATTGGTGGCGGAACCTACCAAGGATTTGCAAGACATTACCTTCTGGATGATGGGGGGGCTCTGGAATGCCTCCTGGGCCCAGATTCTCTCCATCCTATGGGTGGTCATCCTCAGTATGGCCATCCTCCTCGGATATAGATGGAAACTCAACCTGCTTAGTCTCCAGGAGAAGACATCTTTTTCTGTGGGAATGAACCCCAAGCGAGATAGGATCATTCTTCTGATAGTTGCCACGGTAGGGACCACGGTCACCATTTCCATCACCGGTCTGATCGGCTGGGTTGGCTTGATCACCCCTCACCTGGGTCGTAAGTTGTTTGGTTCCGATAGTTCCACCAGTCTTCCCGGTTCCATGATTCTGGGATCATTCTTTCTCCTGGTCTGTGATACCATTGGCAGGACCGTCCTGGCTACCGAGATTCCCATCGGACTACTCACCAGCTTCATTGGGGCCATTATCTTTATGATTATTCTCTCACTCAAGCACCAGGAGGGCAAAGCATGA
- a CDS encoding glutamate-5-semialdehyde dehydrogenase, which yields MESTDLHQGIRSLRKSAKRLASSTEKERNQLLQMIGEGLRRDWETIKVANERDILQAKESGQREALVKRLVFNDEKLHASLLGLEQVASLPDPIGSIKQRRELDEGLLLEQIVVPIGVIGMIFEARPDALIQIASLCLKSGNGIILKGGREAFQTNTAIVASIRESCKPSRLGSDWLLLLESHSDVDTMLGMEGDIDLLIPRGSNAFVRYVMDNTSIPVLGHADGICHLYIDAKADIAKAVEIAYDAKTQYPAACNAIETLLVHAQIAPDVLPLLEKRFREAGVVMHGDEQASKFMDCIPYQEGDWKKEYLALEINIHVVESLSEAINHIETYGSHHSDAIVSEDDDSVRTFFAGVDSADVFANCSTRFADGFRFGLGSEVGISTAKIHARGPVGLEGLMTTKYLIRGSGQVVASYTKDGGRSFTHHDLPLDRPSMLGEEVL from the coding sequence ATGGAATCAACAGACTTGCATCAGGGCATTCGTTCACTGAGAAAGAGTGCCAAACGCCTCGCCTCCAGTACGGAAAAAGAACGCAACCAGCTTCTCCAAATGATCGGGGAGGGTTTGCGTCGTGACTGGGAAACCATCAAGGTTGCGAATGAGAGAGATATTCTCCAGGCGAAGGAATCAGGGCAGAGAGAAGCCCTGGTCAAACGACTGGTTTTCAATGATGAGAAGCTGCATGCATCCCTGCTTGGGTTGGAACAAGTAGCTTCCCTGCCAGATCCAATAGGCAGCATCAAGCAACGAAGAGAACTTGATGAAGGGCTTTTGCTTGAACAGATTGTCGTTCCGATTGGCGTCATAGGCATGATTTTTGAAGCACGGCCAGATGCCTTGATCCAGATTGCATCACTCTGTCTCAAGAGTGGCAATGGCATCATTCTCAAGGGAGGAAGGGAAGCATTCCAGACCAATACTGCCATAGTTGCATCGATCAGGGAGAGTTGTAAGCCCTCAAGACTTGGATCTGACTGGCTGTTGTTGCTTGAAAGCCATAGTGATGTTGATACAATGCTGGGCATGGAAGGGGACATTGATCTCTTGATCCCTCGTGGTTCCAATGCCTTTGTACGCTACGTCATGGACAATACCTCCATCCCCGTATTGGGGCATGCTGATGGCATCTGCCACCTCTACATTGATGCCAAGGCTGATATTGCCAAGGCAGTGGAGATTGCCTATGATGCAAAGACCCAGTACCCGGCAGCATGCAATGCGATCGAGACACTGTTGGTACATGCACAAATTGCCCCGGATGTCCTTCCCCTGCTTGAAAAGCGTTTCAGAGAAGCTGGGGTTGTCATGCATGGGGATGAACAGGCTTCCAAGTTCATGGATTGCATACCCTACCAGGAAGGAGATTGGAAGAAAGAATATCTTGCCCTGGAAATCAATATCCATGTAGTGGAATCCCTCTCAGAAGCGATCAACCATATTGAAACCTACGGTTCGCATCACAGTGATGCCATTGTCAGTGAAGATGATGACTCGGTGAGAACTTTCTTTGCCGGTGTTGATTCAGCAGATGTCTTTGCCAATTGTTCCACCAGATTTGCTGATGGGTTCCGCTTTGGCCTTGGATCAGAGGTTGGTATCAGTACGGCGAAGATACATGCGCGGGGTCCTGTTGGCTTGGAAGGATTGATGACAACCAAATATCTTATCAGGGGGAGTGGTCAGGTGGTCGCTTCCTATACCAAGGATGGGGGGCGGAGTTTCACCCATCATGACTTGCCCTTGGATAGGCCGTCAATGCTTGGTGAAGAGGTTCTGTGA